Genomic window (Candidatus Binatia bacterium):
GAGCTGTTCTTGTAGTGCGCGGTGTCGATCGGGGCGTGGAATCTGACCGCGACCTCGATGTTCCTCAGCGCCAGGACCTGCCAAAAGTGGGTCGCGAAATCCATCTCGCCGTACCAGTAAATCTGATCCCGGTTGGCCTCAGTGACGGGCTCGCCGTTGATTCTCCGGTACGTGATGGTCAACGGCACGATCGGCGCGTGCGCGCGGAGCGGCGCGGCGAACGGCGCCGACTGGAACGGCAGCAGATGGTCGCCGGCGGTCGAGGTGCCCTCGGGAAAGATGAGAATGTTCGCCTTCTGCGTCAATCTCTCGACGATCTCTTCCACGACTATTGGAATCTTCCCTTTGCGCTCCCGGTCGATGTAAACCGTCCCGCAGAGCGCGGTCCACCAGCCGATGATCGGCCAGCTGCGCACCTCGCGCTTGGAAACGAAGATCGTCGGGAAAAGGCTCCCCAAGACGAAGCCGTCCAGATAGCCCAGATGATTGCTGGCGATGAAAGCGCCCTTGGTGTCCAGCAGATCGAGATCGCCCTGCAGCGTGATCCTGACGTTGACGATCATCCTGATCATCGTGACGAATCTCTGCGTCATGACGCTCACGATTTTCCAACGGTTCTTCGGCCGCCAGACAAAGATCCATAGACGGATAAGCGCTGCCGCGAGGAAGAGCAGCGACCAAACGACGAGGAGGGTGATGAGTTTAACGATCCGCACGGCTCACATCCGAGGCCGAAAGGCCGAAGCGCCGGAGATATTCACTGCTGGCCCGGTTCACGTCCAGCAAAAGAAAGAGATCGGTCGTGCCGAACTCGAGATCCAGAGCCGGCGGGCCGCAAAGCAGAGCTCCGACTCTAAGATAGCCCTTGATGAGGCTCGGCAGCCGGAAGAAAAGGCCCTCGCGGTCCGTAATCTCCACATCTTCCTGCACGCCTGAGAGCTCCATACCCGGCACCGGCTGGACGCGAAACTTCTCCGGCGCGTAATACTTCTCTTTGATCAGCGCGATGGACTGGCTGACCTCCCGCTGATCGGTCGTGGGAAAACTGGCGCAGCCGAAAAGATAGCGCACTCGATGATCTTTAACGTACTCCGCGATCGCTTGCCACATGAGATGGATGAGCGCCCTATCGCGATAGTCCTTGTGCGCGCAGGAGCGTCCGAGCTCCAACAGTTCGCCGTCGAGCTTCTTGATATTTTCCAGGTTGAATTCCTGCTCAGAGTAAAAGCCGAAGTGCTGCCCCGCCTGCGAGCCGAGCAGAAGCCGGTACGTGCCGACCACGCGACGCTGAGAGCGCGCGCGCACGATGAGGTGATCGCATACGGGGTCGAACTTGTCCACGTCTAGGCCCCGCTGGTAGGATTCTTCCAGCCCTTTTTTCATCTCGAGATTGAAGACTTCGAAGCGGAGCTTCTGCGCCGCGCGGATTTCCTCCGGATCTCGGGTGATTTTGATTTCGAAGTCGGCCATCTGACTATCGGTGGCTCCATTGAGGCTGGCGCTTTTCCAGAAACGACTTCACGCCTTCTTCGATGTCTTCGGTCTTGAGCAGCTCCTCAAGGTAAATCTCCTCGGATCTCTGCAGCGCCTGGGGGAAATTTTTCAGCGCAATTTCCCGCAGTCCTTTGAGGGTGATTCTGAGCACGGCGCGGCTCTTTCCCCTAAGCTCGTCGGCGAGACCGTTCAATGCATGATCAAGCTCATCAGGCGGGGTGACGCGATTGATCAATCCCATCGCCAGAGCTTCGTGGGCCGAGACTTTTCGTCCGGTAAGAATCATCTCCGCGGCGCGCCGATAGCCCAGTTGCCCGGGAAAGCGGGCCAGGGCGACCGGAGGATAGCAGCCGACGTTGATCTCCGGCGTGGCGAAGAAGCTGTCTTCGGTCGCGAAGATAAAATCGCAGGAGCTGGCCAGCTCGCAGCCGCCGCCGAGACAGACACCGCGCACAGCCGCGACGGTAATCTGCGGAAGCGCAAGCAGGGCCCGAATGACGCCGTGGACCGTCGCAAGCATCGCGGGAACTTTTTCCCGCGTGTGGTCCTTAATGTCCACTCCGGCGGAAAAAGCGCGCGCGCCGGCGCCGCTGATGATGAGGAGGTCTAGGGCCGGGTCCGTTTCCACCGAGTTAATAACCGCCCTCAATTCCTGCAACATAGTAAGGTTGAGGACGTTAAGCGGCGGGCGGTCAAGCGTTACCCACGCTACCCGGTCTCTCTTTTGCATTAAAACAAGCATCGTTAGCAGCGAGAGGAAAATAGGGTATGTTTGTGAATTATTACGGCGTTAGACGCCCAATGATGTCTCATGCCGGTCTCCTTTTTGTAAACTACGGACCTATTTTTTACAAGCGCGAGTTTTGCCACGTTTGACAAGGGGAAAGGGAAAACTTACACTACAACCGTTTTTGCCGATATGAGGAGGGCTTTATGAAGACAGCTCGCTTTGGGATCCTTCCGCTGGCTCTGTGGGCTGCGGTATGCTTCACTCCGGTGAATGCGCCGGCCGCCTGGGATGAATACGACGACAGCCAATCCCACCCGCTTAGGCTGCTGGCCTACATTGCTTACCCCGGCGGCTTTCTTACGGAATGGTTTGTTACACGGCCGTTTCACTTTATCGTCAGCGCCAGCAAGCCGCAAGAGGAATTCTTTGGCCACCGGCCGCATCCGCCTCTCTTCGCCGATCCGGAGCCTGGCTATGACTTCGGTGTGCCGAAGCGACCCCCGACGCCGGGACCGGCGGTCCGCAAACCGGCTGCCCGGCAAGAACCCGTTGCAGAGAAAGTGACCGTCCAGCAAGTTTCGGTAGAGAAGACGGTTTACAAAGAAGTGCCGAAAATCGTCGAGGTCGAAAGGGTTGTGTTTCCCGATATCGCTTTTCGTTTCGACTCCTCCGAGCTCACGGACCTAGGCAAGGGCAAGATTTATCTTCTGGCGCAAAAAATAAAAGAGAAGACAGACGTCCTCGTGTCGATCGAAGGCCATACCGATTACGTCGGCAGCGACGAATACAATCAGAGACTCGGGCTCCGGCGCGCGCAGAGAGTCATGAAGGAGCTGGCCGACCTCGGGATCGACCCGAGCCGTGTGTCGGTATCGAGTTTTGGCGAATCCAAGCCGCTGGTCGACCAACAGACCGACTGGGCCCGCGCCGTCAATCGCCGGGTCGAGTTTACGATCACGCCCGCTAAATAAAAAATTTTGAATTCTTAGTTTTGAATTTTGAATGAGGCCCGGCCATAAATGCCGGGCCTTTTTTTTCGCTTGAGGTGGTTGTATGTCCTTTATTCAGAATTCATCATTCAACCCTTCGAGAACCTCAGGGTTGACCCTGAGCAACGTCGAATGGGTCAAAATTCATCATTCCCCGTGAAGTACCAGCCCAAAGACGCCTTTTATCGCAAAGCCAAAAAGGAAGGATACCGTTCGCGCGCGGCCTACAAGCTCCTGGAGCTTGGCCGGCGCTTTCAGCTCATCAAGCCGGGCGATCGCGTAGTGGATCTCGGCGCGGCGCCGGGAGGATGGCTCCAGGTCGCGGCTGAGCTTGCCGGGCCCAAGGGAAAAATCGTAGGCATCGATCTCCAGCCCATTCAACCGTTTCATGAGCCGAACATCGTCGTCCTGCAGGGCGACGCTGCCTCGGAGGAGTGCGCGAAAAAAATCGCCGAGCTGTTGGGCGGACCGGCGGATTGCGTTCTCTCGGACCTCGCGCCGAAGTTGACCGGAATTCACGACGCCGATATTGCCCGCTCCGTCGAGTTGATTCGTCTGGCGCACGCGGTCGCGCGCCGTCTTCTTCGTCCGAGAGGAAACTTCCTTGCCAAGAGCTTTGTCGCGGAAGAGCTGCACGAGTTCTTCCTGGCGCTCAAGCGCGACTTTTCAT
Coding sequences:
- a CDS encoding lysophospholipid acyltransferase family protein → MRIVKLITLLVVWSLLFLAAALIRLWIFVWRPKNRWKIVSVMTQRFVTMIRMIVNVRITLQGDLDLLDTKGAFIASNHLGYLDGFVLGSLFPTIFVSKREVRSWPIIGWWTALCGTVYIDRERKGKIPIVVEEIVERLTQKANILIFPEGTSTAGDHLLPFQSAPFAAPLRAHAPIVPLTITYRRINGEPVTEANRDQIYWYGEMDFATHFWQVLALRNIEVAVRFHAPIDTAHYKNSSVSRKQLSQACYHAIASGLQQDRKSLRTPLTLS
- a CDS encoding GNAT family N-acyltransferase yields the protein MADFEIKITRDPEEIRAAQKLRFEVFNLEMKKGLEESYQRGLDVDKFDPVCDHLIVRARSQRRVVGTYRLLLGSQAGQHFGFYSEQEFNLENIKKLDGELLELGRSCAHKDYRDRALIHLMWQAIAEYVKDHRVRYLFGCASFPTTDQREVSQSIALIKEKYYAPEKFRVQPVPGMELSGVQEDVEITDREGLFFRLPSLIKGYLRVGALLCGPPALDLEFGTTDLFLLLDVNRASSEYLRRFGLSASDVSRADR
- a CDS encoding enoyl-CoA hydratase/isomerase family protein, which encodes MQKRDRVAWVTLDRPPLNVLNLTMLQELRAVINSVETDPALDLLIISGAGARAFSAGVDIKDHTREKVPAMLATVHGVIRALLALPQITVAAVRGVCLGGGCELASSCDFIFATEDSFFATPEINVGCYPPVALARFPGQLGYRRAAEMILTGRKVSAHEALAMGLINRVTPPDELDHALNGLADELRGKSRAVLRITLKGLREIALKNFPQALQRSEEIYLEELLKTEDIEEGVKSFLEKRQPQWSHR
- a CDS encoding OmpA family protein; this translates as MKTARFGILPLALWAAVCFTPVNAPAAWDEYDDSQSHPLRLLAYIAYPGGFLTEWFVTRPFHFIVSASKPQEEFFGHRPHPPLFADPEPGYDFGVPKRPPTPGPAVRKPAARQEPVAEKVTVQQVSVEKTVYKEVPKIVEVERVVFPDIAFRFDSSELTDLGKGKIYLLAQKIKEKTDVLVSIEGHTDYVGSDEYNQRLGLRRAQRVMKELADLGIDPSRVSVSSFGESKPLVDQQTDWARAVNRRVEFTITPAK
- a CDS encoding RlmE family RNA methyltransferase; translation: MGQNSSFPVKYQPKDAFYRKAKKEGYRSRAAYKLLELGRRFQLIKPGDRVVDLGAAPGGWLQVAAELAGPKGKIVGIDLQPIQPFHEPNIVVLQGDAASEECAKKIAELLGGPADCVLSDLAPKLTGIHDADIARSVELIRLAHAVARRLLRPRGNFLAKSFVAEELHEFFLALKRDFSSVDRTRPEATRKGSSEIYFCARGFRGANAA